One window from the genome of Rhodopseudomonas sp. P2A-2r encodes:
- a CDS encoding AMP-dependent synthetase/ligase has protein sequence MAGTVTQDQGGVDALAGVRTLPQLLRRRVRLTPGAAAYRHFDAGLGRWVDYSWQEIDTEFERWRHALAAEGFATGERVAILMPNGIAHIAMDQAALSRGLVPVPMHAVDNPDSIAYILQDSQASLLLVDSEERWQAIVSTGNAVANLKRVVCANLPGTSVPAATDSRIVALDRWLEPGSAVSSAMNDVEVQPGDLAAIVYTSGTTGRPKGVMLSHENIVANVKAIHLRIAARQDDLFLSFLPLSHTFERTAGYYYPIAAGACVAYARSVQLLSEDLKQVKPTVLVSVPRIYERVHALIMQRRAAAGGVQRALFDLTVAVGGRRFDARQRANRDVHPLDRLAWPVLKRLVADKVQAEFGGRLRAAVSGGAPIAETVVRMFLSCGIDVLQGYGMTETSPVIAVNTVEENDPRSVGRPLDGVEIRIGRDQELQVRGPSVMLGYWHKPEETSRVKEADGWLHTGDQARIEDGRIVITGRIKDILVTSTGEKIAPVDIETAILADPLFEQAILIGEGRPFLAALVVLNPKVWEQEKRKVAAGGEPGSQAEAGVLLRRIADAVKSYPAYATPRAVWWTLDPWTIGAGLLTPTLKNKRTALEHRFAAEIERIYLRRTSG, from the coding sequence ATGGCTGGCACGGTGACGCAGGATCAAGGCGGCGTGGATGCGCTTGCGGGCGTAAGAACGCTGCCCCAGCTGCTGCGCCGCCGTGTCCGTCTGACGCCCGGCGCCGCAGCGTATCGCCATTTCGATGCGGGGCTGGGGCGCTGGGTCGACTATTCGTGGCAGGAGATCGATACCGAATTCGAGCGATGGCGACATGCACTGGCCGCGGAGGGATTTGCCACCGGAGAACGCGTCGCCATCCTGATGCCGAACGGAATCGCGCACATCGCCATGGACCAGGCGGCGTTGTCGCGCGGCCTCGTGCCGGTGCCCATGCACGCCGTCGATAATCCCGACAGCATCGCCTACATCTTGCAGGACTCCCAGGCCTCTCTGTTACTGGTGGATTCCGAAGAGCGCTGGCAGGCGATCGTCTCGACGGGCAACGCCGTCGCAAATCTCAAGCGCGTGGTCTGTGCCAACCTGCCCGGGACGTCCGTCCCGGCCGCGACCGACAGCCGCATCGTTGCGCTTGATCGCTGGCTCGAACCCGGTTCCGCCGTCTCGTCGGCGATGAATGACGTGGAGGTTCAGCCGGGCGATCTTGCCGCCATCGTCTACACCTCCGGCACCACCGGGCGGCCCAAGGGAGTGATGCTTTCGCACGAGAATATCGTGGCGAACGTCAAGGCGATCCATCTCCGGATTGCCGCGCGCCAGGACGATCTCTTCCTGTCCTTCCTGCCGCTTTCGCATACGTTCGAGCGCACCGCAGGCTATTACTATCCGATCGCGGCGGGCGCATGCGTGGCCTATGCGCGATCGGTGCAGCTTCTCTCCGAGGATTTGAAGCAGGTGAAGCCGACGGTGCTGGTCTCGGTGCCGCGGATCTATGAACGCGTCCACGCTTTGATCATGCAGAGGCGTGCAGCCGCCGGCGGTGTCCAACGTGCCCTGTTTGACTTGACCGTTGCCGTCGGAGGACGGCGCTTTGACGCGCGACAGCGCGCGAACCGCGACGTGCACCCGCTTGACCGGCTGGCCTGGCCGGTCCTGAAGCGCCTGGTGGCCGACAAGGTGCAGGCCGAATTCGGCGGTCGCCTGCGCGCGGCGGTCAGCGGCGGTGCGCCGATTGCCGAGACCGTCGTTCGCATGTTCCTGTCGTGCGGTATCGACGTTCTGCAGGGCTATGGGATGACCGAGACGTCGCCGGTGATAGCGGTCAATACCGTGGAGGAAAATGACCCGCGTTCGGTCGGCCGCCCGCTGGACGGCGTCGAGATTAGGATCGGTCGGGATCAGGAACTGCAGGTCAGGGGTCCGAGCGTGATGCTCGGCTATTGGCACAAGCCGGAGGAGACCAGCCGCGTCAAGGAGGCCGATGGCTGGCTGCACACCGGCGACCAGGCGCGCATCGAGGACGGCCGCATCGTCATCACCGGCCGCATCAAGGACATCCTGGTGACCTCCACGGGCGAGAAGATCGCCCCCGTCGATATCGAGACCGCGATCCTCGCTGACCCGCTGTTCGAGCAGGCCATACTGATCGGCGAGGGGCGTCCGTTTCTCGCGGCGCTCGTGGTGCTCAATCCGAAGGTCTGGGAGCAGGAGAAGCGCAAAGTGGCCGCGGGCGGGGAGCCGGGATCGCAGGCGGAAGCCGGAGTTCTACTGAGGCGGATTGCCGACGCCGTGAAAAGCTATCCGGCCTATGCGACGCCGCGCGCGGTGTGGTGGACCCTGGACCCATGGACCATTGGCGCCGGCCTGCTGACGCCCACGCTGAAGAACAAGCGGACCGCGCTGGAACATCGTTTTGCAGCCGAGATCGAGCGGATCTATTTGCGCCGGACGTCGGGCTGA
- a CDS encoding transporter substrate-binding domain-containing protein — protein MNIRQIALSLSLVAATAGFAAGARADALDDVMKAKVIRIAVPQDFAPFGSAGPDLKPVGYDIDMANLIGKELGVKVEVVPVNSANRIPYLQTKKVELVISSLGKNEEREKVIAFSNAYAPFFQGVFGLKDAKIAKPEDLAGKTVGATRGSIEEQEITKLAPPTATIKRYEDNNATIASFLSGQVDIIATGNIVAAAIAEKSPARAPVSKFVIKDSPCFVGMNKGEDKLLAKVNEIIAKAKADGELNKISEKWLKAPIPANI, from the coding sequence ATGAATATCCGACAGATTGCCCTTTCCCTCTCGCTCGTCGCCGCGACGGCAGGCTTCGCGGCCGGTGCACGCGCCGATGCGCTCGACGACGTCATGAAGGCAAAAGTCATCCGCATCGCCGTGCCGCAGGACTTTGCGCCGTTCGGCTCCGCCGGGCCCGATCTCAAGCCGGTCGGCTATGACATCGACATGGCCAATCTGATCGGCAAGGAACTCGGTGTGAAGGTTGAAGTCGTTCCTGTGAACAGCGCCAACCGCATTCCGTATCTGCAGACCAAGAAGGTCGAGCTGGTGATTTCGAGCCTCGGCAAGAACGAGGAACGCGAGAAGGTGATCGCCTTCTCGAATGCCTATGCGCCGTTCTTCCAGGGCGTGTTCGGCCTCAAGGATGCCAAGATCGCCAAGCCGGAAGATCTCGCCGGCAAGACCGTGGGCGCCACGCGCGGCTCCATCGAGGAGCAGGAAATCACCAAGCTCGCGCCGCCGACCGCCACCATCAAGCGCTACGAGGACAACAATGCGACCATCGCCTCGTTCCTGTCGGGGCAGGTGGACATCATCGCCACCGGCAACATCGTCGCCGCGGCGATTGCCGAAAAGAGCCCGGCCCGCGCGCCGGTGTCGAAATTCGTGATCAAGGACAGCCCGTGCTTCGTCGGCATGAACAAGGGCGAGGACAAGCTGCTGGCCAAGGTCAACGAGATCATCGCCAAGGCCAAGGCCGACGGCGAACTGAACAAGATCTCCGAGAAGTGGCTGAAGGCGCCGATCCCCGCCAACATCTGA
- the cyoB gene encoding cytochrome o ubiquinol oxidase subunit I, whose translation MSTPELATSPIFGRLTLESFPLHEPILLVTFIGVLLGGVAVVGAVTYFKLWGYLWKEWLTSVDHKKIGIMYCILGLIMLLRGFADALMMRAQQAMAFGANDGFLPAHHYDQIFTAHGVIMIFFVAMPFVTGLMNFVVPLQIGARDVSFPFLNNFSFWMTVGGAVLVMMSLFVGEFARTGWLAYPPLSGIGYSPDVGVDYYIWALQVAGVGTTLSGINLIATIVKMRAPGMSWMKMPIFVWTSLCTNILIVASFPVLTAVLAMLSLDRYVGTNFFTNDLGGNPMMYVNLIWIWGHPEVYILVLPAFGIFSEVVSTFAGKRLFGYTSMVYATAVITILSYLVWLHHFFTMGSGASVNSFFGITTMVISIPTGAKIFNWLFTMYRGRIRFELPMMWTIAFMITFVLGGMTGVLLAVPPADFVLHNSLFLIAHFHNVIIGGVLFGIFAGVNYWFPKAFGFKLDPFWGKISFWFWVVGFYFAFMPLYVLGLMGVTRRLRHFDDPSYQIWFMIAAFGAVLVAIGIGAMLMQFFVSIRDRERLRDVTGDPWNGRTLEWSTSSPPPDYNFAFTPVIYDGDTYADMKKRGYVRPVSGFKAIHMPRSTGTGVVLAGLSVVFGVGMIWYIWWLAALSFVALLAVAIHHTFNYHRDYHIPVEEVIATEDARTQLLAAGA comes from the coding sequence ATGTCGACGCCTGAACTTGCGACTAGCCCGATATTCGGCCGCCTCACGCTGGAATCCTTCCCGCTGCATGAGCCGATTCTGCTGGTCACCTTCATCGGAGTGCTGCTGGGCGGCGTCGCGGTGGTCGGCGCGGTGACGTACTTCAAGCTGTGGGGCTATTTGTGGAAGGAATGGTTGACCAGCGTCGATCACAAGAAGATCGGCATCATGTACTGCATCCTCGGCCTGATCATGCTGCTGCGCGGATTCGCCGATGCGCTGATGATGCGCGCCCAGCAGGCCATGGCGTTCGGTGCCAATGACGGTTTCCTGCCGGCGCATCATTACGACCAGATCTTCACCGCGCACGGCGTGATCATGATCTTCTTCGTGGCGATGCCGTTCGTCACCGGCCTGATGAATTTCGTGGTGCCGCTGCAGATCGGCGCCCGCGACGTGTCGTTTCCGTTCCTTAACAATTTCAGCTTCTGGATGACCGTCGGCGGCGCCGTGCTGGTGATGATGTCGCTGTTCGTCGGCGAGTTCGCCCGCACCGGCTGGCTGGCCTATCCGCCGCTGTCGGGCATCGGCTACAGTCCGGACGTGGGCGTCGATTATTACATTTGGGCGCTGCAGGTGGCCGGCGTCGGGACCACGCTCTCCGGCATCAACTTGATTGCCACCATCGTCAAGATGCGCGCGCCCGGCATGTCCTGGATGAAGATGCCGATCTTCGTCTGGACCTCCTTGTGCACCAACATTCTGATCGTCGCGTCCTTCCCGGTGCTGACCGCGGTCCTGGCGATGCTGTCGCTGGACCGCTACGTCGGCACCAACTTCTTCACCAACGATCTCGGCGGCAACCCGATGATGTACGTGAACCTGATCTGGATCTGGGGCCATCCCGAGGTCTACATCCTGGTTCTCCCGGCGTTCGGCATCTTCTCGGAAGTCGTCTCGACCTTCGCCGGCAAGCGCCTGTTCGGCTACACCTCGATGGTCTACGCCACCGCCGTCATCACCATCCTGTCCTACCTCGTCTGGCTGCATCACTTCTTCACCATGGGGTCGGGCGCCAGCGTCAACTCGTTCTTCGGCATCACGACGATGGTGATCTCGATTCCGACCGGCGCGAAGATCTTCAACTGGCTGTTCACCATGTATCGCGGCCGCATCCGTTTCGAGCTGCCGATGATGTGGACCATCGCCTTCATGATCACCTTCGTGCTCGGTGGCATGACCGGCGTGCTGCTGGCAGTGCCGCCGGCCGACTTCGTGCTGCACAACAGCCTGTTCCTGATCGCCCATTTCCACAACGTGATCATCGGTGGCGTGCTGTTCGGCATCTTCGCCGGCGTCAACTACTGGTTCCCGAAGGCGTTCGGTTTCAAGCTCGATCCGTTCTGGGGCAAGATCTCGTTCTGGTTCTGGGTGGTCGGCTTCTATTTCGCCTTCATGCCGCTCTACGTGCTCGGCCTGATGGGCGTGACGCGCCGTCTGCGCCACTTCGACGATCCGTCGTACCAGATCTGGTTCATGATCGCCGCCTTCGGCGCCGTGCTGGTCGCGATCGGAATCGGCGCCATGCTGATGCAGTTCTTCGTCAGCATTCGCGACCGCGAGCGTCTGCGGGACGTCACCGGCGATCCCTGGAACGGCCGTACGCTGGAGTGGTCGACGTCATCGCCGCCGCCGGATTACAATTTCGCCTTCACCCCGGTGATCTATGACGGCGACACCTATGCCGACATGAAGAAGCGCGGCTATGTCCGTCCGGTCTCCGGCTTCAAGGCGATCCACATGCCGAGGAGCACCGGCACCGGCGTCGTTCTCGCAGGCCTCAGTGTCGTGTTCGGGGTCGGCATGATCTGGTACATCTGGTGGCTGGCGGCGCTGAGCTTCGTGGCGCTGCTCGCCGTCGCCATCCACCACACCTTCAACTATCACCGCGACTACCACATTCCTGTGGAAGAGGTGATCGCGACCGAAGATGCGCGCACGCAACTGCTCGCGGCCGGAGCCTGA
- a CDS encoding amino acid ABC transporter permease, translating to MKFALNFSDLLPYWNVILAGLIFTIVLTAVSTVAGVALGTACAWARTFGPKWAGAIVRGYVEVIRNTPFIVQLFFIFFGLPALGVKLDETTAAFLTMVINLGAYSAEIIRAGIKAVPPGHIEAGDSLAMTRFEIFRHIVLKQAFQKVYPALSSQIIIVMLGSSVVSQISAEDLTYAANFVQSRNFRAFEVYVVAALLYLLLAIVARFILRGVGRLAFPKG from the coding sequence ATGAAATTCGCACTCAATTTCTCCGATCTGCTGCCTTACTGGAACGTCATCCTGGCAGGCCTGATCTTCACGATCGTGCTGACCGCCGTCTCGACCGTGGCCGGCGTGGCGCTCGGCACTGCCTGTGCCTGGGCGCGGACGTTCGGGCCGAAATGGGCCGGGGCCATCGTGCGCGGCTATGTCGAGGTGATCCGCAACACGCCGTTCATCGTACAATTGTTCTTCATCTTCTTTGGACTGCCGGCGCTCGGCGTCAAACTCGACGAGACCACAGCCGCCTTTCTGACCATGGTCATCAACCTCGGCGCCTATTCGGCGGAGATCATCCGCGCCGGGATCAAGGCCGTGCCTCCCGGCCATATCGAGGCCGGCGACAGTCTCGCCATGACCCGGTTCGAGATCTTCCGCCACATCGTGCTCAAGCAGGCATTCCAGAAAGTCTATCCGGCGCTGTCATCGCAGATCATCATCGTGATGCTCGGCTCGTCGGTGGTGTCGCAGATTTCGGCGGAGGACCTGACCTATGCTGCCAACTTCGTGCAGTCGCGCAATTTTCGCGCCTTCGAAGTCTATGTGGTGGCTGCCTTGCTTTATCTGCTGCTCGCCATCGTCGCGCGTTTCATCCTGCGCGGCGTCGGCCGCCTCGCATTCCCGAAAGGTTGA
- a CDS encoding amino acid ABC transporter permease, which yields MSDFSFWVILSNLLWAARWTIVLSLVAFALGGLVGLAILFLRVSRVRTFEVLTKMFIEFFQGTPLLMQLFLFFFGLSLFGIEISPWVAAGLALSLWTAAFLAEIWRGCVEAIPKGQWEASSSLAMSFVEQMRYVILPQAAKIAIAPTVGFSVQVVKGTALASIIGFVELTKAGTMLNNATFRPFLVYALVALIYFCLCFPLSLYAKHLEGKADVATAR from the coding sequence ATGAGCGATTTCAGTTTCTGGGTCATCCTGTCGAACCTGCTGTGGGCGGCGCGCTGGACCATCGTCCTGTCGCTTGTTGCGTTCGCCCTCGGCGGCCTGGTCGGTCTCGCTATCCTGTTCCTGCGGGTCTCGCGGGTCAGGACCTTCGAGGTCCTGACCAAGATGTTCATCGAGTTCTTCCAGGGCACGCCGCTCTTGATGCAGCTGTTCCTGTTCTTCTTCGGCCTTTCCCTGTTCGGCATCGAGATCAGCCCGTGGGTCGCGGCGGGCCTCGCGCTCAGCCTGTGGACGGCAGCGTTTCTGGCCGAGATCTGGCGCGGCTGCGTCGAGGCCATTCCCAAGGGGCAGTGGGAGGCGTCATCGAGCCTTGCCATGAGCTTCGTCGAGCAGATGCGCTATGTCATCCTGCCGCAAGCCGCCAAGATCGCCATCGCGCCGACGGTCGGTTTCTCGGTCCAGGTGGTGAAGGGCACGGCGCTGGCGTCGATCATCGGCTTCGTCGAACTGACCAAGGCCGGCACCATGCTCAACAATGCGACCTTCCGGCCGTTCCTGGTCTATGCGCTGGTCGCGCTGATCTACTTCTGCCTGTGTTTCCCGCTGTCCTTGTACGCCAAGCACCTCGAAGGAAAAGCCGATGTCGCCACCGCTCGTTAA
- the cyoA gene encoding ubiquinol oxidase subunit II: protein MRISLHGLLSRSSLCRVAILTPLAVLLSGCDAVVLSPAGDVAARQRDLLLISTGLMLLIIIPVLALTVLFAWRYRAANTDARYEPDWDHSTQLELAIWGAPLLIIICLGAITWTGTHLLDPYRPIERIVSGQPVKPGTEPLKVQVVALDWKWLFIYPQLGIATVNELAAPVDRPISFEITSATVMNSFYIPALAGQIYAMPAMQTRLSAVINAPGDYDGFSANYSGAGFSGMKFRFHGQSVADFDAWVAKVRKAGGALGRDGYLALEKPSENEPVRYYASVDADLYHAALNMCVQPGKMCMDEMMHIDAKGGGGVTSINNVLPQAADKYARRASPLTASPTFVAALCTVAEPMGVVSADTSSSRIFPRDPAGITGAGLPKPGLSNASLPRLRPFSIAGLGQPS from the coding sequence ATGCGCATATCTCTTCACGGCCTGCTGAGCCGCTCATCCCTCTGTCGCGTCGCAATTCTGACTCCGCTTGCGGTATTGTTGTCTGGCTGCGACGCGGTGGTCCTTAGCCCCGCCGGCGACGTGGCCGCACGGCAGCGTGACCTGCTGCTGATCTCCACCGGGCTGATGCTTCTTATCATCATTCCTGTGCTCGCGCTGACCGTGTTGTTTGCCTGGCGCTATCGCGCGGCGAATACCGACGCGCGTTATGAGCCGGACTGGGATCACTCGACGCAGCTCGAACTGGCGATCTGGGGCGCGCCGCTGCTGATCATCATCTGCCTCGGTGCCATCACCTGGACCGGAACCCATCTGCTCGATCCCTACCGGCCGATCGAGCGGATCGTCTCCGGCCAGCCGGTCAAGCCCGGCACGGAGCCCCTGAAGGTCCAGGTCGTGGCGCTCGACTGGAAGTGGCTGTTCATCTATCCGCAGCTTGGCATTGCCACCGTCAACGAACTGGCCGCGCCGGTGGACCGGCCGATCAGCTTCGAGATCACCTCCGCGACAGTGATGAACTCGTTTTATATTCCGGCGCTGGCCGGGCAGATCTATGCCATGCCGGCGATGCAGACGAGGCTCAGCGCCGTGATCAATGCGCCGGGCGACTATGACGGCTTCTCCGCCAATTACAGCGGCGCGGGCTTTTCCGGGATGAAGTTCCGCTTCCACGGTCAGAGTGTCGCCGACTTCGATGCCTGGGTGGCCAAGGTCAGGAAAGCTGGCGGCGCGCTCGGTCGCGATGGCTACCTCGCGCTCGAGAAGCCCAGCGAAAACGAGCCGGTGCGCTATTACGCCTCGGTGGACGCGGATCTCTACCACGCTGCGCTCAACATGTGCGTGCAACCCGGCAAGATGTGCATGGACGAGATGATGCACATCGACGCCAAAGGCGGTGGCGGCGTGACCAGCATCAACAACGTGCTGCCGCAGGCCGCCGACAAATATGCCCGCCGCGCTTCGCCGCTCACCGCGTCACCAACCTTTGTCGCTGCGCTCTGTACCGTCGCGGAGCCGATGGGCGTCGTAAGCGCCGACACTTCGTCGTCGCGAATCTTTCCGCGCGATCCGGCTGGCATCACCGGAGCGGGCTTGCCGAAGCCAGGTCTTTCAAATGCAAGCCTGCCGCGCCTGCGGCCGTTCAGCATTGCCGGCCTCGGTCAGCCCAGCTAA
- a CDS encoding response regulator transcription factor, whose amino-acid sequence MSIDPSLVIVEDDASFAKALKRSFERRGYRVTVCERIEDLSALLETTPLQYAVVDLKLNGSSGLECVKILRARDPDTKIVVLTGFASITTAVEAIKLGACHYLAKPSNADDIEAAFDKATGDSTVALTNRPTSIKSLEWERIHETLVETEFNVSETARRLGMHRRTLARKLAKRSLS is encoded by the coding sequence ATGTCCATTGATCCATCGCTGGTGATCGTCGAGGACGATGCGTCGTTCGCCAAGGCGCTCAAGCGCTCTTTCGAACGGCGCGGCTACCGGGTCACGGTGTGCGAACGTATCGAGGATCTGAGCGCACTCCTGGAGACGACGCCGTTGCAATATGCGGTGGTCGACCTGAAGCTGAACGGATCGTCTGGGCTGGAATGCGTCAAGATCCTGCGCGCTCGCGATCCCGACACCAAGATCGTGGTGTTGACGGGATTTGCCAGCATCACCACCGCCGTCGAAGCGATCAAGCTGGGCGCCTGCCACTACCTCGCCAAGCCGTCGAATGCCGACGACATCGAGGCCGCGTTCGACAAGGCGACGGGAGACAGTACGGTGGCGCTCACCAACCGCCCGACGTCGATCAAGAGCCTGGAATGGGAGCGCATTCACGAAACGCTGGTGGAAACCGAGTTCAACGTCTCCGAGACTGCGCGACGACTGGGCATGCATCGCCGCACCCTTGCGCGAAAACTGGCGAAGCGATCGTTGAGTTAG
- a CDS encoding ATP-binding protein: MLAFGHLSAPCCVLWASRYQETAVTLPQASIQEITNSKNLLLLVTLRWLAIAGQIGAIAIATLWLDIPLPVLQMASIIGFLIALNLITLYRYSSGAIIINTELFLDLLLDVVTLTAQLYLSGGATNPFVSLFLLQAVLGAVLLQTWSTWTIVAVTSGCFIWLTTSYNEIGFSEPMHSGAHSRLFAVHIYGMFICFLLAAVLLVLFITRINRNVRDQDLRLAELRQQSAEEEHIVRMGLLASGAAHELGTPLATMSVILNDWERMPALRADGELEAELIEMQTQLKRCKTIVSGILRSSGEERGENSERTSIVNFIDGVVDDWEESRNPSRFEYTNRLVGDFVIASDVLLQQILYNVLDNAFEASPAWVGIDITQSGEMLSIAVRDAGPGFAPDMLAEFGKPYRSTKQKPGSGLGLFLVVNVLRKLGGQATATNVPTGGAIVELRLPISALSVEAAHVH, from the coding sequence ATGCTAGCGTTTGGCCACCTTTCCGCACCGTGCTGCGTTCTGTGGGCCAGCCGCTATCAAGAGACTGCCGTGACTTTGCCACAGGCTTCGATTCAGGAGATCACCAACAGCAAGAACCTGCTGCTGCTGGTGACGCTGCGCTGGCTGGCGATCGCGGGGCAGATCGGCGCGATCGCCATCGCGACGCTCTGGCTCGACATCCCCCTGCCCGTTTTGCAGATGGCTTCGATCATCGGGTTTCTGATCGCGCTCAACCTGATCACCCTGTATCGCTACAGCAGCGGCGCCATCATCATCAATACCGAGCTGTTTCTTGATCTTCTGCTCGACGTCGTCACACTGACGGCGCAGCTCTACCTGAGCGGCGGCGCGACCAATCCCTTTGTTTCGTTGTTCCTGCTGCAGGCAGTGCTCGGCGCCGTGCTGCTGCAGACCTGGTCGACCTGGACCATCGTTGCCGTAACCAGCGGATGCTTCATCTGGCTGACTACGTCATACAACGAGATCGGATTTTCGGAGCCGATGCACAGCGGTGCGCATTCGCGGCTGTTCGCCGTGCACATCTACGGCATGTTCATCTGCTTCCTGCTCGCTGCCGTGCTGCTGGTGCTGTTCATCACCCGCATCAATCGCAATGTCCGCGACCAGGACCTGCGCCTCGCGGAATTGCGCCAACAATCGGCCGAGGAGGAACATATCGTCCGCATGGGGCTGCTCGCCTCGGGTGCAGCGCACGAGCTGGGAACACCGCTGGCAACGATGTCGGTGATCCTCAACGACTGGGAGCGGATGCCGGCGCTGCGCGCCGATGGCGAACTGGAGGCCGAGCTCATCGAGATGCAGACCCAGCTCAAGCGATGCAAAACGATCGTATCCGGCATCCTGCGCTCCTCCGGCGAAGAACGCGGCGAGAATTCCGAACGCACCAGCATCGTTAACTTCATCGACGGCGTGGTCGATGACTGGGAGGAAAGCCGCAACCCGAGCCGGTTCGAATACACCAACCGTCTTGTTGGCGATTTTGTGATCGCCTCCGACGTGCTGCTGCAGCAGATCCTGTATAATGTCCTCGACAACGCCTTTGAAGCCTCGCCCGCCTGGGTCGGCATCGACATCACCCAGAGCGGCGAGATGTTGAGCATCGCCGTCCGCGATGCCGGCCCGGGCTTTGCGCCGGATATGCTCGCTGAATTCGGCAAGCCGTATCGCTCGACCAAGCAGAAGCCGGGCAGCGGGCTTGGGCTGTTTCTTGTGGTCAACGTGCTGCGCAAGCTCGGCGGGCAAGCGACCGCCACCAACGTCCCGACCGGAGGCGCCATCGTCGAGTTGCGTTTGCCGATCTCCGCTTTGTCCGTCGAGGCCGCACATGTCCATTGA
- a CDS encoding GntR family transcriptional regulator — MLQSTDICARIIDAILAGRIAAGTRLSEQSLVQLFGVSRTVVREALIRLETRGVVQVSSKRGWFIIEPSIEEARTAFQARRAIEIGLLLSVETISAEAIQRLRAHIGQENDAITTGDVAARSYLLGDFHVCMADALGNNVLAEILRDLTARTVLISMLYQSSHDATESCNEHEEIVAALEGGDRDRAIALMAAHIGNVEAGLTVRVKPELDPLEELRRALEPINAEATHPSEK, encoded by the coding sequence ATGCTCCAATCGACCGATATCTGTGCACGGATCATCGACGCCATCCTGGCGGGACGGATCGCGGCCGGCACGCGCCTGAGCGAACAGTCGCTGGTGCAATTGTTCGGCGTGTCGCGCACCGTGGTGCGCGAGGCGCTGATCCGGCTGGAGACCCGCGGCGTGGTGCAGGTCAGCTCCAAGCGGGGCTGGTTCATCATCGAACCCTCCATCGAGGAAGCGCGCACCGCGTTTCAGGCGCGCCGGGCCATTGAGATCGGGCTGCTGCTGTCGGTCGAGACCATTTCGGCCGAGGCCATCCAGCGGCTGCGCGCGCATATCGGCCAGGAGAATGACGCCATCACCACCGGCGACGTCGCCGCGCGCAGCTATCTGCTTGGCGATTTTCATGTCTGCATGGCCGACGCGCTGGGCAACAACGTGCTGGCGGAGATTTTGCGCGATCTGACCGCGCGCACCGTGCTGATCTCGATGCTCTACCAGTCGAGCCACGACGCCACCGAGTCCTGCAACGAACACGAGGAAATCGTGGCCGCCCTCGAAGGCGGCGACCGCGACCGCGCCATCGCGCTGATGGCCGCGCACATCGGCAATGTCGAAGCCGGCCTGACCGTGCGCGTCAAGCCGGAGCTCGATCCGCTGGAAGAACTGCGCCGGGCGCTGGAGCCGATCAACGCGGAGGCCACGCACCCGTCAGAAAAATAG
- a CDS encoding amino acid ABC transporter ATP-binding protein, with amino-acid sequence MSPPLVKITDVRKSFGANEVLKGVSIDVGRGDVVSIIGRSGSGKSTLLRCVNGLETYDSGSITVDGMEVGGSTTNLRELRRHVGMVFQQFNLFPHLTAGQNVMLAPSVVNRGQPLELRDQARALLEKVGLADKFDSYPSQLSGGQQQRVAIARSLAMQPTVLLCDEITSALDPELVNEVLKVVERLASEGMTLMLVTHEMRFARDVGTKLVFMHHGKVHEEGAPKDLMATPRTPELAQFIGAIS; translated from the coding sequence ATGTCGCCACCGCTCGTTAAGATCACCGATGTCCGCAAGAGCTTCGGCGCCAATGAAGTCCTCAAGGGCGTCTCCATCGATGTTGGCCGCGGCGATGTGGTGTCGATCATCGGTCGCTCCGGCTCCGGCAAGAGCACGCTGCTGCGTTGCGTGAACGGCCTTGAGACCTACGATTCCGGCTCGATCACCGTGGACGGCATGGAGGTCGGCGGCTCGACCACCAATCTGCGCGAGCTGCGCCGCCATGTCGGCATGGTGTTCCAGCAGTTCAATCTGTTCCCGCATCTGACGGCAGGGCAGAACGTGATGCTGGCGCCGTCGGTGGTCAACAGGGGGCAGCCGCTCGAACTCAGGGATCAGGCCCGCGCGCTGCTGGAGAAGGTGGGTCTGGCCGACAAGTTCGACAGCTATCCGAGCCAGCTGTCCGGCGGTCAGCAACAGCGCGTGGCCATCGCCCGGTCGCTCGCCATGCAGCCGACGGTGCTGCTGTGCGACGAGATCACCTCGGCGCTGGATCCTGAGCTGGTGAACGAAGTGCTGAAGGTCGTCGAGCGACTGGCGTCCGAAGGCATGACGCTGATGCTGGTCACTCACGAGATGCGGTTTGCGCGCGACGTCGGCACCAAGCTGGTGTTCATGCATCACGGCAAGGTGCACGAGGAGGGGGCGCCGAAGGACCTGATGGCCACGCCCCGAACGCCGGAGCTGGCCCAGTTCATCGGCGCTATTTCTTGA